A window of Dehalococcoidia bacterium contains these coding sequences:
- a CDS encoding ATP-binding cassette domain-containing protein: protein MKQLYAIETFALTKRYGKILALDSLDLKIEPGEVFGLLGPNGAGKTTAISMLCTVNSPTSGTALVNGFDIRRQAGKVRRSIGIVFQDPSIDDRLTGRENMMLHATLYDIGTMLARKRINELLGLVGLQDRADSPMKTYSGGMRRRLELARGLLHSPRVLFLDEPTLGLDPQTRQHLWSHIEELARQSNITVILTTHYMEEAERLCSRVGIIDSGRIKVVDTPANLIGALEGDVVTIITGRPADFLERVKELSFTRNAEVVDSTVRLHLSDAEKKVPVIVELASAAGIELKSVSIHKPTLNDVFLYYTGKDIRSEEAENELRKAMRVISRRR from the coding sequence ATGAAACAACTTTATGCCATTGAGACATTCGCGCTGACCAAGAGGTACGGTAAAATCCTGGCGCTGGACAGCCTCGACCTGAAAATCGAACCAGGGGAGGTGTTCGGCCTGCTGGGCCCAAACGGCGCGGGCAAAACCACGGCCATATCCATGCTGTGCACCGTTAACTCTCCCACATCGGGAACGGCGCTGGTCAACGGTTTCGATATCCGCAGACAGGCGGGAAAGGTGAGGCGCAGCATAGGCATAGTTTTTCAGGATCCCAGCATCGATGACCGGCTGACAGGCCGTGAGAATATGATGCTGCATGCTACGCTTTATGACATCGGCACGATGCTTGCCCGGAAAAGGATAAACGAGCTACTGGGCCTGGTGGGGCTTCAAGACCGCGCCGATTCGCCCATGAAGACATATTCTGGAGGCATGCGGCGCAGGCTTGAACTGGCACGGGGACTTCTGCACAGTCCCAGAGTACTTTTTCTCGATGAGCCCACGCTTGGACTGGATCCACAGACACGCCAGCATCTCTGGTCACACATCGAGGAGCTTGCCAGACAATCAAATATAACGGTGATACTGACCACACATTATATGGAGGAAGCGGAACGCCTCTGCAGCAGGGTGGGTATCATCGATTCCGGCAGGATCAAGGTGGTGGATACTCCCGCTAACCTGATCGGTGCGCTGGAAGGCGATGTTGTGACAATCATAACCGGCAGACCGGCTGATTTCCTGGAGCGCGTCAAAGAACTCAGTTTCACCCGTAATGCCGAGGTGGTCGACAGCACCGTGCGCCTTCACCTGTCCGATGCCGAGAAAAAAGTGCCGGTAATCGTAGAACTGGCATCGGCCGCCGGCATCGAACTTAAATCCGTCTCTATACATAAGCCTACGTTGAATGACGTTTTCCTGTATTACACAGGCAAGGATATACGCTCCGAAGAAGCGGAAAATGAGTTGAGAAAAGCAATGAGAGTCATAAGCAGGCGAAGATGA
- a CDS encoding ABC transporter permease, producing MSELRKIGALWYREVLRYWREKSRIVSSLILPVLWLLVFGSGMRNVELPGVDNYQVFIFPGILGMTLLFTSVWSGVSIIWDREFGFLKEIMVAPVSRTSIVIGKALGSGTSALIQGFILLPLSFLIGIRLTPESIFLLIPIMILLAIGLVCVGLLLASLMNSMEGFNFIMSLVIMPMFFTSGALFPISSAPGWLQIFSYFNPLTYGVDLLRWATSPGTATALPVYIEVILLLGFAAAMIAACSYTFNIKK from the coding sequence ATGAGCGAGCTGAGAAAAATAGGCGCCCTGTGGTACCGCGAAGTGCTGCGATACTGGAGAGAGAAGTCGCGCATCGTATCTTCACTGATCCTGCCGGTGCTGTGGCTGCTGGTCTTCGGCAGCGGCATGCGGAATGTGGAGCTGCCGGGTGTGGACAACTACCAGGTATTCATATTTCCCGGCATACTGGGCATGACGCTACTCTTCACCTCTGTATGGTCGGGTGTCTCGATTATCTGGGACAGGGAATTCGGCTTCCTCAAGGAGATCATGGTAGCACCTGTTTCCCGCACCTCCATCGTCATAGGCAAAGCCCTAGGAAGCGGCACCAGCGCGCTGATACAGGGGTTCATCCTACTGCCCCTCTCGTTTCTGATAGGGATCAGGTTGACTCCTGAATCGATATTTCTGTTGATCCCCATCATGATACTGCTGGCGATCGGGCTGGTCTGCGTCGGGCTGTTGCTCGCGTCGCTCATGAACAGCATGGAGGGCTTCAACTTTATAATGAGCCTGGTCATCATGCCAATGTTCTTCACCAGCGGCGCGCTTTTCCCCATCTCTTCAGCACCCGGCTGGCTGCAGATATTCAGCTACTTTAACCCGCTGACATATGGAGTGGACCTGCTGCGCTGGGCAACGTCACCCGGCACGGCAACAGCTCTGCCGGTATATATAGAAGTTATTCTGCTGCTGGGATTCGCAGCGGCGATGATTGCGGCCTGCTCTTATACTTTCAATATAAAGAAGTGA
- a CDS encoding protease inhibitor I42 family protein, translated as MNKCRITVLVAVSVMIISFLACAPAATTPTPPAPEPVSVTVTCQQFTQKAHITQDVTAAPGAFITVTLCSNPTTGFSWDEQARISDSAVLKQTSHKTVAPENTGMVGAPGNQVWTFEALAAGASTASFSYSRPWEGGEKDVQTFKLHVTVQ; from the coding sequence ATGAACAAATGTCGGATAACCGTATTGGTAGCCGTTTCTGTTATGATTATCTCGTTTCTCGCCTGTGCCCCGGCTGCTACGACGCCTACACCGCCCGCGCCCGAGCCCGTTTCGGTAACGGTAACCTGCCAGCAGTTTACTCAGAAGGCCCATATCACACAGGATGTCACGGCCGCTCCGGGAGCTTTTATCACCGTAACCCTTTGCTCCAATCCCACTACCGGCTTTTCATGGGATGAGCAAGCCCGGATCAGCGATTCAGCCGTATTAAAGCAAACGTCTCACAAAACGGTCGCCCCAGAGAATACAGGCATGGTCGGTGCACCGGGCAACCAGGTGTGGACGTTTGAGGCATTAGCGGCAGGCGCCAGCACGGCCTCGTTCTCTTACAGCAGGCCCTGGGAGGGTGGGGAGAAAGACGTGCAAACTTTCAAGCTGCATGTGACTGTGCAGTAG
- a CDS encoding APC family permease produces the protein MKNNWQVKPGDKFGRPQRLKIRPLRRVLRTTHLFSIAYGNVGSSIYYALGIVVLAAAGATPLALGLAGIIFVFTAMSYAEGIAMYPESGGSASFARHGFNDFAGFLAGWGLMFGYIVTISISAIAIPSYLGFFWAPLKTSPAVMTGFAMMVVVFLMTINVIGVKESSILNIMLAIMDLAVQAVLITLALMFFFNPQLIMERILNYWPSTQDFLFGIAIAAIAFTGIETISQMAEETKRPEIRGPRALAVTTIVVLVVYAGISVSAFSTMTPTDLATNWATDPIAGIASKLSHGMNPTDLAAQLFNVEAQQIVFTWALSSLQSILPVLVAVLAATILLIATNAGLLGISRLAFSLSRFKLVPSILGKVHPRFKTPYLSIILFSVLAILLQAPGFFVPDMYSQLGALYAFGSMMSFAIAHASILALRIREPYRERPFRLGLNIPVMGRDLPLTAILGLLGTVAIWVVVVVMQPYSRWVGFSWIALGLVIYWYTSRRRKSEANGSNGKNTTTST, from the coding sequence GTGAAAAATAACTGGCAGGTAAAACCGGGCGACAAATTCGGCCGCCCTCAACGACTGAAAATCAGACCGCTGCGGCGTGTCCTCCGCACTACACACCTCTTCAGCATCGCCTATGGCAACGTTGGCTCTTCCATCTATTACGCCCTCGGTATAGTCGTTCTGGCAGCCGCTGGCGCCACGCCGCTTGCACTGGGCCTGGCTGGAATAATTTTTGTATTCACTGCTATGTCCTATGCAGAGGGAATAGCTATGTACCCCGAATCTGGCGGCTCCGCCAGCTTCGCAAGGCATGGATTCAACGATTTTGCAGGATTTCTGGCCGGTTGGGGACTGATGTTCGGGTATATTGTCACTATTTCTATCTCTGCAATCGCCATCCCCTCATACCTGGGTTTTTTCTGGGCCCCTCTTAAGACGTCGCCGGCCGTGATGACCGGCTTCGCCATGATGGTAGTGGTGTTTCTTATGACGATCAACGTTATCGGTGTCAAAGAATCATCTATATTGAATATTATGCTTGCTATTATGGACCTGGCCGTGCAGGCGGTTTTAATCACCCTGGCCCTGATGTTTTTCTTTAATCCCCAGCTTATTATGGAGAGAATCCTGAACTACTGGCCCTCGACCCAGGATTTTCTATTTGGTATAGCGATTGCCGCCATCGCCTTTACCGGTATAGAGACGATATCTCAGATGGCTGAGGAAACAAAACGTCCCGAGATACGCGGTCCAAGGGCGCTTGCGGTTACGACCATCGTGGTGCTGGTGGTTTACGCCGGCATCTCGGTGTCGGCCTTCAGCACCATGACCCCGACTGATCTGGCAACCAACTGGGCCACGGACCCCATTGCCGGGATAGCCAGTAAACTGTCCCATGGCATGAATCCCACCGATCTCGCGGCCCAGCTTTTCAACGTAGAAGCCCAACAAATCGTATTCACCTGGGCACTGAGCAGCCTCCAGTCTATACTTCCTGTGCTGGTGGCGGTGCTGGCGGCAACCATACTGCTCATAGCTACCAACGCGGGATTGCTGGGCATATCCAGGCTGGCGTTCTCGCTCAGCCGCTTCAAACTTGTGCCATCTATATTAGGCAAGGTACACCCCAGGTTCAAGACCCCCTATTTATCAATCATCCTTTTCTCGGTACTGGCAATTCTTCTGCAAGCGCCGGGTTTTTTTGTCCCTGACATGTATTCCCAGCTGGGTGCCCTTTACGCCTTCGGCTCGATGATGTCCTTTGCCATTGCCCACGCATCTATCCTGGCTTTACGCATCAGGGAGCCCTACAGGGAGCGACCTTTCCGCCTGGGATTAAATATACCGGTCATGGGCCGTGATTTGCCGCTGACAGCGATACTGGGCCTTCTCGGAACCGTGGCCATCTGGGTCGTGGTTGTTGTGATGCAACCATACAGCCGATGGGTGGGCTTTTCCTGGATTGCCCTCGGGCTGGTGATATACTGGTATACCAGCAGACGCAGAAAGTCAGAGGCCAATGGCTCCAACGGAAAGAACACAACGACGTCAACCTGA
- a CDS encoding universal stress protein, protein MEFGRILVAARGNGVDQVAVELACKIGKKSKAKIFIVYVLEVNRSLPIDAIIKPDVEAAEKVLLEAEEYAQDNDFDVETEIIQARDVGPAIIEVARQNNVDLIVMGLTYKKRFGSFTMGNAVPHVLEEAPCRVLICRERKP, encoded by the coding sequence ATGGAATTCGGCAGAATTTTAGTAGCCGCCAGAGGTAATGGCGTCGACCAGGTGGCAGTGGAGCTGGCCTGTAAAATCGGCAAGAAATCCAAGGCCAAGATATTTATTGTTTACGTTCTTGAGGTTAATCGGAGCTTGCCGATCGATGCTATAATTAAACCTGACGTTGAGGCTGCCGAGAAGGTGCTTCTCGAGGCCGAGGAATATGCGCAGGACAACGATTTCGATGTCGAGACGGAGATCATACAGGCGCGGGATGTCGGGCCGGCGATCATTGAGGTGGCCCGGCAGAATAATGTTGATTTGATAGTAATGGGTTTGACATATAAAAAAAGGTTTGGCTCCTTCACAATGGGGAATGCCGTACCGCACGTCCTCGAAGAGGCGCCCTGTCGGGTACTTATATGCCGGGAACGGAAGCCATAA
- a CDS encoding TrkA family potassium uptake protein, with protein sequence MPGTEAIKQNRKTIVIMGCGRVGGKLAAMFDAAGHKVTVLDLDAYSFRRLPPTFSGTALIGNGTDEEMLRKAGIEDASAFIALTQGDNRNVMAAQIAKHVFKVPRVICRIYDPLRKDIYEHLGLESISPTEVFADLLFNRLEKI encoded by the coding sequence ATGCCGGGAACGGAAGCCATAAAACAGAACAGAAAGACTATTGTCATAATGGGATGCGGCCGTGTGGGCGGCAAATTGGCGGCTATGTTTGACGCAGCCGGCCATAAGGTCACGGTGCTCGACCTGGACGCATACAGTTTCAGGCGGCTCCCGCCCACGTTCAGCGGCACAGCCCTTATCGGCAACGGCACCGATGAAGAGATGCTGCGCAAGGCAGGTATCGAGGACGCCAGCGCCTTCATCGCCCTCACACAGGGCGATAACCGCAATGTTATGGCGGCGCAGATAGCCAAACACGTCTTTAAAGTGCCGCGTGTTATCTGTCGCATTTATGACCCCCTGCGCAAAGACATCTATGAGCATCTCGGCCTGGAATCCATCAGCCCGACAGAGGTATTTGCAGACCTCCTGTTCAACAGGCTGGAGAAGATCTGA
- a CDS encoding TrkA family potassium uptake protein, producing MKSLYIVIIGGGNIGYYLSKALLNQGHEVLIIERDVRKCEKLEDELGSCCMRGDGCETVVLNEAGLSRADALIATTSQDEDNLVSCQVAKHRFNVPRTIALVNNPNNDAIFRKLGIDATISVTNTILEHVEQEIPAHPLIHLLTMSGHMEEVVELLITKESPAVGKSIGQLKLPQDTTIALIMREGERPKIPSPDAVFKENDRIIALTTLDSEKILEKLLLS from the coding sequence ATGAAATCGCTTTATATTGTGATCATCGGCGGAGGCAATATAGGCTATTACCTCAGCAAAGCGCTTCTGAATCAGGGACATGAGGTACTGATTATTGAACGCGATGTGAGGAAATGCGAGAAGCTGGAGGATGAACTGGGCAGCTGCTGCATGCGCGGCGACGGCTGTGAAACCGTGGTGCTCAATGAGGCCGGCCTCAGCCGGGCCGATGCGCTGATAGCGACCACCAGCCAGGATGAAGATAACCTCGTATCCTGCCAGGTGGCAAAACACCGTTTTAATGTACCCCGCACTATAGCTCTGGTCAACAATCCCAACAACGATGCCATATTCAGAAAACTAGGTATAGATGCGACCATCTCTGTGACCAACACGATCCTGGAGCATGTAGAACAGGAGATACCGGCGCATCCATTGATTCACCTTCTTACAATGAGCGGACATATGGAAGAGGTCGTCGAGTTACTGATCACTAAAGAATCGCCGGCCGTGGGTAAGTCCATCGGTCAGTTGAAGCTGCCCCAGGATACCACTATCGCGCTCATTATGCGTGAGGGAGAACGTCCCAAGATCCCCTCTCCCGACGCTGTTTTTAAAGAGAACGACCGAATCATCGCATTGACTACTCTGGACAGCGAGAAAATCCTGGAAAAGCTCCTGCTCAGTTAA
- a CDS encoding HIT domain-containing protein: MKRIWAPWRMQYILGGHKSGGCILCDKPAEKTDKKNYILHRGKYGFVILNAYPYTPGHLMVAPYRHIANITEANVREAKELFELIQLCVKLLTQTIKPDGFNIGMNIGRVAGAGLEGHIHMHVVPRWNGDNNYMSVVADTRVLSEGLATTYRKLKEGLSHISG; the protein is encoded by the coding sequence ATGAAACGAATATGGGCGCCGTGGCGTATGCAGTACATACTGGGAGGACACAAAAGCGGCGGATGCATATTGTGCGATAAGCCCGCTGAAAAAACGGATAAGAAAAATTACATACTCCACCGCGGGAAATATGGTTTTGTTATACTGAACGCGTATCCCTATACCCCCGGACATTTGATGGTGGCCCCTTACCGGCATATTGCGAATATTACCGAGGCGAACGTCAGGGAGGCAAAAGAACTCTTTGAGCTGATTCAACTCTGCGTGAAACTGCTGACACAGACCATCAAACCCGATGGTTTCAATATCGGGATGAACATCGGTCGAGTAGCAGGCGCAGGGTTGGAAGGACATATTCACATGCATGTTGTGCCCAGGTGGAACGGAGACAACAATTATATGAGCGTGGTTGCAGATACTCGAGTTCTTTCCGAGGGTCTGGCGACAACATACAGGAAGCTTAAGGAAGGCCTGTCACACATATCCGGCTGA
- a CDS encoding MBL fold metallo-hydrolase, with product MGNNCNTCVLTGVLNGDKPHVIIDPGHISNEADEDCLGSLNQSLKADHIQMKDIGLIINTHSHPDHCQSNEEIINISGAAVTMSEEENAFRTTAGDRMYTMFGMRAPKFDPLFFLKEGDVKLGKDDFNMQVLLCPGHSPGSVCLYLPDSKVLITGDVVFYMSVGRTDFPGGSTKWLQKSIERLSKLDVEFLVPGHNTEPNGVMRGRDMIKRNFQAVKMYFE from the coding sequence ATGGGCAATAACTGTAACACATGCGTTTTGACCGGTGTTCTCAACGGGGACAAACCGCACGTGATCATCGATCCCGGGCACATAAGCAACGAGGCTGACGAGGACTGCCTGGGCAGCCTGAACCAATCCTTGAAGGCTGACCATATTCAAATGAAGGACATAGGCCTGATCATCAACACTCACAGCCACCCCGACCACTGTCAATCCAACGAGGAGATAATAAATATCAGCGGTGCAGCGGTGACCATGTCAGAGGAGGAAAACGCATTTAGAACAACCGCCGGGGATCGGATGTACACTATGTTTGGCATGAGAGCCCCCAAATTTGATCCACTCTTTTTCCTGAAGGAGGGAGACGTCAAGCTGGGCAAAGATGATTTCAATATGCAGGTCCTGCTATGCCCCGGCCACTCGCCCGGATCGGTCTGCCTCTATCTGCCTGACAGCAAAGTACTCATCACCGGCGATGTCGTTTTCTACATGAGTGTGGGCAGGACCGACTTCCCCGGCGGGAGTACCAAATGGTTGCAAAAAAGCATAGAACGGCTCTCAAAACTTGATGTGGAATTCCTGGTTCCGGGGCACAACACTGAGCCGAACGGGGTCATGCGGGGCAGGGATATGATAAAGCGAAATTTCCAGGCGGTTAAAATGTACTTCGAATAG
- a CDS encoding winged helix-turn-helix domain-containing protein produces the protein MNQRRSNIEIISEMLRIGAEGAGKTEIMYSANMSYRQLQKYLKFMTAQGLIDQIEVGNPSITFIVTEKGHGLRRSIETVLEVLKFNITEEK, from the coding sequence ATGAATCAACGGCGGTCTAACATTGAAATAATCAGCGAAATGCTGAGGATTGGTGCTGAGGGGGCAGGCAAAACCGAGATCATGTACAGCGCCAATATGAGCTACAGGCAATTGCAGAAATATCTTAAATTCATGACAGCGCAGGGCCTGATCGATCAGATCGAGGTCGGTAACCCCTCGATTACCTTTATCGTTACCGAAAAAGGCCACGGCCTGCGGCGCAGTATTGAGACCGTTTTAGAGGTTCTGAAATTTAACATAACGGAAGAAAAATAA
- a CDS encoding GH3 auxin-responsive promoter family protein has translation MPTIKELLRTGRREELWQMCCGFLDLNIEQFMSIQRRLLLEQIELLNQSNLGKKIMGGLVPQDVDAFRKRVPLTTYKDYCPELSEKQEDQLPGKPLYWQHSSGRSSEYPFKWESTKWVPLTQEFVHESGKIGAAIAILASCKKKGDVSAMKEGLKFIYAVAPRPYVSGTYAYVASDEIGGISLPSLEAAQQMEFEERLASSFKLALSEGFDFYFGLTLALVAIGERLNQQMGKVNITSLVSHPKALFRVAGALLKSKLAGRKLLPKDLWNIKGIMGSGSDVEIFRDTIKKTWGRDTLDVYASTESGLVAMQAWDFGGMTFTPSLNFLEFIPEADYIRNKADSSYVPRVLLLDEVQPGEKYELVVTNFHGSPLVRYRTGDVIKITSLSNENLNIQLPQMVFEGRVDHTIDIGGFIRLTEKVIWQAVSRSEVPYVDWVARKEYRGKDAILHILIELKGDSRIPEEEIAKNIYRELQKMDDGLPYGNVQNILGSEPIKVTLLPRGAFDRYLNLRRSLGADLAHLKPPHINPTDKDLAILIPEIAEIPAPVSTPVGITSGK, from the coding sequence ATGCCCACGATTAAAGAGTTATTGCGCACAGGTCGCAGAGAGGAGCTGTGGCAGATGTGCTGCGGTTTTCTCGACCTCAATATCGAGCAATTTATGTCAATCCAGAGGAGGCTGCTGCTTGAGCAGATCGAGCTTCTCAACCAGTCCAACCTCGGCAAGAAAATAATGGGCGGACTTGTCCCGCAGGACGTGGATGCGTTCAGAAAGAGGGTGCCGCTCACAACCTATAAAGATTACTGCCCCGAGCTGTCTGAAAAGCAGGAAGACCAGCTGCCAGGCAAACCGCTGTACTGGCAGCATTCATCGGGCCGGTCCAGCGAATATCCTTTTAAATGGGAGAGCACCAAGTGGGTGCCGTTGACACAGGAGTTCGTCCACGAATCAGGCAAGATAGGGGCGGCAATTGCCATACTGGCAAGCTGCAAGAAAAAAGGCGATGTATCGGCAATGAAGGAAGGGCTAAAATTCATTTATGCCGTCGCCCCCAGGCCATATGTATCCGGCACATATGCCTATGTAGCCTCAGATGAAATTGGGGGCATCAGCCTTCCTTCTCTTGAGGCAGCACAACAAATGGAGTTTGAAGAAAGATTGGCATCGAGCTTTAAGCTGGCACTGTCCGAAGGCTTCGATTTTTATTTCGGGTTAACCCTGGCGCTTGTTGCCATCGGAGAGAGGCTGAACCAGCAAATGGGGAAGGTGAATATCACTTCACTGGTCTCTCACCCGAAGGCGCTTTTCCGTGTTGCCGGCGCTCTACTGAAAAGCAAGTTGGCCGGGCGCAAACTCCTGCCCAAGGATTTATGGAATATCAAAGGCATTATGGGCAGCGGCAGCGATGTCGAGATTTTCCGGGACACGATTAAGAAAACCTGGGGCAGAGATACCCTGGACGTATACGCGAGCACCGAGTCTGGATTGGTAGCCATGCAGGCCTGGGATTTCGGCGGTATGACCTTTACACCCAGTCTCAATTTCCTCGAATTCATCCCCGAGGCTGACTATATCAGGAACAAGGCGGACAGCTCCTATGTGCCCCGCGTTCTACTTCTGGACGAAGTTCAGCCGGGCGAGAAATACGAGCTGGTAGTCACAAATTTCCACGGGTCCCCTCTGGTGAGATACAGAACGGGTGACGTAATCAAGATCACCTCTCTAAGTAATGAAAACCTGAACATCCAGTTACCCCAGATGGTGTTTGAAGGTAGGGTCGATCACACGATCGACATTGGCGGCTTCATCAGGCTCACAGAAAAAGTTATCTGGCAGGCAGTGAGCAGATCTGAAGTCCCATACGTAGATTGGGTTGCACGCAAAGAATACCGGGGCAAGGATGCCATATTGCATATCCTCATAGAATTAAAAGGAGATTCGAGAATTCCTGAAGAGGAAATCGCGAAAAATATCTATAGGGAACTGCAGAAAATGGACGACGGGTTGCCTTACGGGAATGTACAGAATATCCTCGGCTCCGAGCCGATTAAGGTCACGCTATTGCCCAGGGGCGCCTTTGATCGATACTTAAACCTGCGCAGATCGCTGGGGGCTGATCTTGCGCATTTAAAGCCGCCGCATATCAATCCGACGGACAAAGATCTGGCCATCTTAATTCCGGAGATCGCCGAGATTCCCGCCCCTGTATCAACACCGGTGGGCATAACTTCCGGGAAATAG